AATGTATGTCCACTAGAACAGATTCCAGGCCGAGCGCGGGGGTGTTGaaggacaaacagacagacaaatattttattaatgtctcaccttatgtacacaataataaaatgcaatttaaaattcagtataaaagtacataagccaTTCCTTACAGGAACAATGagagataaaaatataaaaattaacgtgtatacatatatacagtcaaacctgtcttaagcggtcacaagagagtagataaaagtgaccgcttaagacaggtggccgctgagtacaagTTGCCACAtattatatagtctttaaaacatttgttgtttcttgttttaccgtctgtactgctaatcaacggatgagtgtttcacagttgactataaatcaacttttgacatgtctctttcagaaataatgcaaatggaatgtattaaattaaccgttctcaacaagttttttttctttttccatttaattatttaattcctacttcatgcggtgcattgtcatagtaagtgaatctacaaatatCACGCTTAGCCTGCCctgaggcaattagatgcatgccagagtcatactttcttaattgatacacagtcgagatgtcgggactgaatgggtactagtattcctgaaggtgtgaagatcggttatttgctgcaccttatcgctgttgttaaaataccgtttttatataatagtaaaactttactgtggccgcaaGTAAAAGATTCATATACATAAAAGTTTCAAACTGTTAtcaaatttgtattataaatattaacaaattattaaaacaaattaaaggacGCATATAAGTTAAAAGTGTTCGTCGACGTGTTAACATCAAAAATAGGGTTGTGGCAGGTGTAGGTTTTTACTAGACATTAAAAAActtaatgttttaacattatttaaaacgtcatattctttgttttaaaaacctgctaaacatgttaaattaaaacGTAAAAGGTTGTGCAATCGCCCAAATCCATACTTGGTCAGGTTTTTTGGAGTTATACAGCTTATTATTATAGGCATATTACTATACCCGAATACTGAACATCTTATTTTTGAGGTCTTAATTTCGGGACTAATCCAAGACGAATAACTGCCGCCCTTGCGCCCTTATGATCGTGCATCGTCTAAATTAAACACAATTAGACGGTAATGTTTGAGTTTCTTTtttgggggatggggtggggtggaggtcTTTTATTCAGCCAATAGTTAATAGTGCATGACGCCGTGAAGCCAATGGTGTGTCTTTTCCTGTGGGTGTCTCGGCACGTTCCTCGCGTGCAGCCAGTGGCGTGTCTTCCCCGGGGAACGTTTCTCCACCCTCGTCATCTGTCGACAGCGACCTGGTGTAGCTGAACAAATACCTCGACTTCTTGGACATTTTCAAGTAGAAGAACAGGTCCTCGAGAACCACCAGCGCACTGTCCACGCATTCTCGAACCGAAATCTCGTAAAAACTCGTGCATCCCAACTCCTCCGAGCGCAGTTTTCCCGCTTTACGACTGACCATTCGGTCCTGGCAGCGGTCGTTCTGGTTCCCCACCAGAAACACGGGCGCCCGTGTCGCCAGGTCAGTGGGGGTCAAGGTTGACTTCCGGTGTGGCTTGCTGTAGCAGTTGATGAGGAACTTGAGTCTGGAGCACTCGTTGAGGCTGCACTGGTCGGCCACGGAGTACATGAGGATGTAGGCGTCCGCCCACTTTATGTTCTCCTCCAGGCGCGTGTAGCCTTCCTGaaatacaaacaccagtgaGCAAATATTGTCAATCACAAAACAACTTGCCTGGTCTGCCAtatcttatataaaaatattcagatATGAGGATTCACTGGTTAAAAACGTTTAACGCTATACCATATTTTGACTCCATTGCGCGATGAAATTGTGTCAGTTGAgttatctgtctgtctaacaGACATGATTATTATTGCGTATTGTTCTTATTGATGGCATTAGTTTGATagacacagacagaaagataatgagagagaaaaagacCGACAgagccggatttataaggggggaAAAGGGGGCCATTGCCCCGCCTCCAGACTAaggattaattataaaattagttaattttttttatttgtcatgtaatttaatttctatgttgaagggcccccgaacctgaagtgccccgggcccctgccctgcccccccccccccccaccacaacCAAGATCTAAATCCGGTCTTGTTAAGACATATAGACGGAGAGAGACAGCCAgacacagcaagggatcttatatgcaccatcccacagacaggctagtacataccatgacctttgttacgccagttgtggagcactagccggaacgagaaatagcccaatgggcccaccgacgggaatcgatcctagatcgatcacgcatcaggcgggcgctgtaccactgagctacgtcccgccccgttacCATATCAATGACGTCTAGATGTGCCAAACTTCATTTTAACCACATACGTATAATGATAAAACTATGGGTATTATCATATAACATGATTATTATTacgtattgtttttattgataACATTGGTTTGCAGCGACATtttcataaattatatatatatatatatatatatatatatatatatatatatatatatatatatacacattaaatTGCAGAAGTTAAACAAGTGTGTAAATGTGTGGGCCACATGAATTGTTCACCTTTCTGGCCGTGTCAAGGAGTTCAAATAGCACCTGTTCTCCGTCAACCAGCTTCGTGCAACAATAAACTTTCTCTGAAAGGAGAAACCAACAGATGTATTATGCCATGAAAATGTTGACACTTTGTGATAAACACGAGATATAAATCATGGTTACCTGCACATTCCGTACTTTAACCTTATTATAGGGACGACGTTCAAGAGAACAGAGGAAAACAAAGGaatgtattgtttaattaaCGGTTGTTATATACATTTCTATGATAATAATTGCAACATTCAATCTAGctaatgagagaagaaaaccATTACTCCAACATATGATTTTCTTTTAGCGTGAATGCAGGGGATCTTTCACATGTACTTAAACATACAGCAGCAGAACCTACTACggtgtttagtatatatcacaAGTGGGGTGACAACTATATTACAACACGTACATAGCGACGATATTACAACACGTACAAAGCGACGATTTTACAATATGTACATGGCGAAGATCTTACAACACGTACATAGCAACGATATTACAACACGTACAAAGAGACGATTTTACAATATGTACATGACGACGTTCTTACAACACGTACATAGCAACGATATTACAACACGTACATAGCGATGATTTTACAATATGTACATGACGACGATCTTACATGTACATAGCGACGATATTACAACACGTACATAGCGATGATTTTACAATATGTACATGACGATGATCTTACAACACGTACATAGCGATGATTTTACAATATGTACATGACGATGATCTTACATGTACATAGCGATGATTTTACAATATGTACATGACGACGATCTTACATGTACACAGCGACGATTTTACAATATGTACATGGCGACGATCTTACAACACTTACATAGCGACGATATTACAACACGTACAAAATGATGATTTTACGATATGTACATGGTGACGATCTTACAACACGTACATAGCAATGATCTTGGTGCTCTCCCCATATTTAACTGGTTGTAAAATTCAAAAAAGAATTGGCTATCTCACACCGGTAATTATCATGACATGATATATCATCACCATATCTGAACTCTTATCTTTGAAGAAACAACGTCGATTACCCACCCAAATagcatatataataaataatgaggGCCACGTTTTCAGTGTTAATATCGAATATTGTGTCATACATTTTATCTATGAGGAAATTCACAAAATCATacgggttttatttttatatacattccGCCCAAAACCAGGAAGCATTTTTAAAGGACGTTTTGATTTATGAAAACACCTTTCTCAAACGTTTGTCATCACATAACACGGAAATTGAAGTCACACGACCTcgggtaaataatttcaattcaattcaattcaaataaaatcaatactggtcagataataaacaaaactatgACTCTAAATTCAGGTCATACTATCTATTCATATCggaatttaaattagaaaactacCCGCTCTGTGTTCCAAATGACAAACAACATAGACTAAAACTGACTAAAATGAGAATTAGTGCACACAATCTTCGCATTGTACTTGGGAGATACTGGAAATGAGACACTAAAACAACCCCACAAAACATTGAGGACTGtcc
This DNA window, taken from Gigantopelta aegis isolate Gae_Host chromosome 4, Gae_host_genome, whole genome shotgun sequence, encodes the following:
- the LOC121371823 gene encoding ras-related and estrogen-regulated growth inhibitor-like, with product MANPSSGSRILKRISNKTKPFRVAILGQNGVGKSAFTVRFITRRYIGEYDPLLEKVYCCTKLVDGEQVLFELLDTARKEGYTRLEENIKWADAYILMYSVADQCSLNECSRLKFLINCYSKPHRKSTLTPTDLATRAPVFLVGNQNDRCQDRMVSRKAGKLRSEELGCTSFYEISVRECVDSALVVLEDLFFYLKMSKKSRYLFSYTRSLSTDDEGGETFPGEDTPLAAREERAETPTGKDTPLASRRHALLTIG